The following DNA comes from Candidatus Hydrogenedentota bacterium.
GCTATCAGAACATCCTGACCAAGTCGCTCGGATCGAACAATGCCACCAACGTTGTCTGGGCCGCGCTCGACGGATTGAAACAACTCAAGACCGTCGAGACCTACGCGACCATGCGCGGACGCGACGTCGCCGAGATTTTGTAGCATCCTTTGGGAAATAACGACGGCGTCCCCTGCGGCGTCCGATCGAAGAACGAATAAGGACATCGGAACACATGGATTTGAACACGCTGAAAAACGCGGACGGCGCCCGCCGGCCCCGCACGCGGGTGGGCCGCGGGCCAAGTTCCGGGCTGGGCAAGACCTCCGGACGCGGCCACAAGGGACAAAAGGCACGTTCCGGTTATTCGGCGCGGGCCGGCTTTGAAGGCGGCCAGATGCCGCTGCACCGCCGGATTCCCAAGCGCGGTTTCCATCACGAAAAACGCTTCCTGATGGCCGAAGTCAACGTGGACGTGCTGGAGAGCAAGTTCGACGCGGGCGAGGAAGTGACCACGGCCGCGTTGATCGCCCGGGAGATCGTGGATCCGGAACGGGGCGGCGTGAAACTGCTCGGTCGCGGTGAACTTACCAAAAAACTGACGGTCAAGGTCCAGGCGGTATCGCCCGGCGCGCGCGCGAAAATCGAGGCGGCCGGCGGAACCGTCGAGTGCGTCAAACTCGGGACCAAGTAGGAGGACAAGCGGTGTCGAAGCCAATCGAAGCGTTCCGGAACGCATGGAAAATTCCGGAACTCCGTCGCCGCATCACGTTTACGCTCATCATGCTGGCCATCTACCGGTTGGGCGCGCACGTGCCCACGCCCGGCGTGGACGGGGCCGCCTTGGCCAAGATGATCGGCGGTGGCGGCGGCTTGTTGGGGTTCTACGATATTTTCAGCGGCGGCGCCTTCAGCAACGCGACCGTTTTTGCCCTTGGCATCATGCCCTACATCAGCGCTTCGATTATCCTGTCGCTTCTGGTGGCCGTCGTGCCCGCGCTCGAAAAACTTTCCAAACAGGGCCAGGAAGGACAGAAGAAAATCACCGAGTACACCCGCTACGGCACGATTGGCCTGTGCATCATCCAGTCGGTCGGCATCGGCATGTTCTTGCAGAATCAGGGCGAGGACATCGTGGCGAACCCCGGAATCGGGTTCCTGCTGATGTGTGTCATCTCGTTTACGACCGGGACGGCCTTCATCATGTGGGTGGGCGAACGGATTAGCGAGAACGGCCTCGGTAACGGCATTTCCCTGATCATTTTCATTAGCATCGCTTCCCGGCTGCCCAACGCCATCATCCGTATCTTTCAAATGATCGGCCAGAACCAACTCAGCATTTTCCAGGCGTTGATCCTGGTGGCGCTGCTGGGTCTCGTCGTCGCCGGCGCCATCTGGATCACGACCGGCCAGCGCCGCATTCCCGTCCAATATCCGCGGCAGGTCAAAGGACGCAAGGTTTTCGGCGGACAGCGCAATTACCTGCCCCTGCGCGTCAATCAGGCCGGCGTGATTCCAATCATCTTCGCCAGTTCGATCCTGATGCTTCCGGGCATGCTGCATGGCGCGATCGCCATTCCCGCGATTGAGGATTTCATCACAAATTGGTTTGACTACAATGGATTCTTCTACAACGCGGTTTATGCGATTCTGATTATCTTTTTTTCGTATTTCTACACGGCGATTACGTTCAATCCCGTCGAAATCGCGGACAACATGAAGAAATACGGCGGCGTGATCATGGGCGTGCGGCCGGGCAAGGCCACCGCCGAATATCTCAACACGGTCATGGTCCGAATCACACTCGTGGGTTCGTTGTTCCTGGCCGTCGTCGCGCTGCTGCCCAATATCGTGTACAAGTTTCTCCAAGTGTACGACTGGACCATCGTGGGCTTTTTCGGCGGAACGAGCCTGCTGATCCTTGTTGGTGTCGCGCTTGATACCGTGCGCCAGATCGAACAACACCTGATCATGCGCCATTATGACGGATTCTCGGCCAAAGGACGCCGCCTGCGCGGAAGGAGAGGGTGATCATGGGATTGCGTATCGTCATGCTCGGCGGACCGGGCGCCGGAAAGGGCACCCAGGCAAAACGGATGTCGGAAGCGTACAAACTGCCGCATATCTCGACCGGCGACATCTTTCGCGCCAACCTGCGGGAAGGGACGCCGCTGGGCCTTGAAGCCAAAAAATACATGGATGCCGGCAAACTCGTGCCGGACCAGTTGACCTGCGAGATCGTGGCCGACCGCATTGCCCAGGGCGATTGCGCGGGCGGATACCTCTTGGACGGATTTCCCCGATCCCTGCCCCAGGCGGAAACCTTTCAGCAATTGTTGTCATCCCGCGGCGAGACCCTCGATTTGGCCATCAACGTGGATGTGAACGACGACGTAATCGTCGCCCGTTTGTCGGCGCGCCGGTCGTGTCCGAAGTGCGGCGCGATATATAATTTGCAGTTCGGCCCGCCGAAAAAGGAAGGTGTCTGCGATGTGGACGGCGAAGCCCTCATCCAGCGGCAGGACGATCAGGAAGCGACCATACGCGAACGGTTGCGCGTCTATCACGAGACGACGGAGCCGATCATCGCCTATTACGAAAAGCAAGGTATTTTGAAGACGGTTGACGGGGAAGCCCCGCCAGACGCCATCTTCGCAAAAATTGAAGAAATAGTGTCCGCGGCCGGGACCGCACGCTGACCGTGATTGCCATTCGCACAGCGCGTGAAATCGCGATTTTGCGCGAAGCGAACCGGATTGTGGCGGATGTGCTGAGCGCCATGGCGGATCATGTGGCGCCCGGCGTGACGACGCGCGAACTCGACGCGCTGGGCGAGCGCCTGATCCGCGAACGCGGGGCCATCCCCTCGTTCCTCGGGTATCGCGGGTATCCGGCGGCCACGTGCATTTCGGTGGATGAAGTGATTATCCACGGGATTCCGGGGCCGAGGAAACTGCGCGCGGGCGAAATCGTCGGCATGGATGTCGGCGTCCTGTACAAGGGTTACTACGGCGATGCGGCCTTGACGGTGCCCTGCGGGACGATCGACAAGGAACGGGCGCGGTTGCTGGAAGTGACGGATCGCGCCCTGGCCGCCGCCATTGCGACCGCCACGGCCGGCAACTGGCTGCAGGACATTTCGCGCGCGATTCAACGCACGGCGGAGTCGGCCGGTTTTTCGGTTGTTCGGGTGTTTGTGGGCCACGGCATCGGCACCTCGATGCACGAGGATCCGCAGATTCCGAATTTCGACACCGGAGAGCGCGGATGCCGGTTGAAACCCGGCATGGTGTTCGCCCTCGAACCCATGATCAACGCGGGTGTATTCGAGGTGCGAATGCTGGAAGACCGGTGGACGGCCGTAACAGCCGACGGACGGCCCAGTGCGCATTTTGAGCATAGTATTGTGGTTGGCGAGACCGAGGCGGAGATTTTAAGCCTAACGCCCCACCGGACGTGGGGCATGCCGAGGCGCGCCTCATAACGGAGAGTATGCAGAAAGAAGAAGCGATAGAAGTGGAAGGTACGGTGGTCGAGTCGCTCCCGAATGCGATGTTTCGGGTGGAACTCAAGAACAAGCACCGGATTTTGGCTCATGTGTCGGGCAAAATGCGGATGAATTTCATCCGAATCTTGCCCGGCGACCGCGTCAAACTTGAAATGTCGCCCTACGACCTGACGCGGGGCCGGATTACCTACCGGTACAAGTGACGGAGCCGTACAAGGCCCTGAACGGATGAAACACCCCGCCAACGCGCGGGGATGGAGCAATAACGATGAAAGTGCGCAGTTCGACGAAAAAAATTTGCGAGAAGTGCAAGATAATCAAGCGCCACGGGCGCATTCGCGTGATCTGCGAGAATCCGCGGCACAAACAGCGCCAGGGATAACCGGTTCATGCCGGACGATTCGGGCGCGACAACGGTAGGAGAAAACAGTTCATGGCTCGTGTAGTGGGTGTGGATCTTCCGCGCGACAAGCGCGTGGAGGCCGGACTTCAGTCCATTTTTGGCATAGGGTTGACGCGTGCGCGGGAAGTGCTCGGCAAGGCCGGTGTGAACGGCGATACCCGGGTGCGCGATCTGACCGACGAGGAAGTCAGCAAACTGTCCACCATTATTCAAAACGACTACAAGGTGGAAGGCGATCTGCGCCGCGAAGTCAGCGCCAATATCAAGCGTTTGATGGACATCAATTGTTACCGCGGCCTTCGGCACAAGCGCGGCCTGCCTGTCCGTGGACAGCGATCGCACACCAACGCCCGCACCCGCAAAGGACCGCGGCGGGCGACCATTAAGAAGAAATAGGAGGATTTGACGCGTGGCCAAGGAAAAAAGAACCGCACCCGGCAAGGCCAAGACGGCCAAAAAGCGCCGCTCGGCGCTCAATGTGACGTCGGGCATCGCCCATATTTTGGCATCGTTCAACAATACCATCGTTTCGATTACCGATATGCAAGGCAACGTGGTGGCATGGTCGAGCGCGGGGCAGGCCGGCTTTTCCGGTTCCCGAAAAAGCACGGCGTTCGCCGCGCAGTTGGCGGCCGAGCAGGCCGCGCGCAAGTCGCTCGACGCGGGCATGAAAGAAGTCCGCGTCTACGTGTGCGGCCCCGGCGCGGGACGCGAATCGGCCATCCGGGCCATCCAGGCGGCGGGTCTCGATGTTACGCTTATCCGCGACGTGACCCGCATTCCGCACAACGGATGCAGGCCGCGGAAACGTCGCCGCGTGTAACCGGCAGTTGGCGGCGGACGCCGGGCGCGTTCCGCCGGCTCGTTGAACTTCGGGCGGCAAGGCCGGAGAATTCCTGCGGCCCATGCGAATGAACCCGCGCGCGCGCGGGCTTGGCGAAAGGTCAAGATACATGATTGCAAAAGATTTTGTGACTCCGAAATGGGTGAAAACCGAGGACGATGCGGACGAACGCTATGCGCGCTTCGTGATTGAACCCTTCG
Coding sequences within:
- the rplO gene encoding 50S ribosomal protein L15, which gives rise to MDLNTLKNADGARRPRTRVGRGPSSGLGKTSGRGHKGQKARSGYSARAGFEGGQMPLHRRIPKRGFHHEKRFLMAEVNVDVLESKFDAGEEVTTAALIAREIVDPERGGVKLLGRGELTKKLTVKVQAVSPGARAKIEAAGGTVECVKLGTK
- the secY gene encoding preprotein translocase subunit SecY → MSKPIEAFRNAWKIPELRRRITFTLIMLAIYRLGAHVPTPGVDGAALAKMIGGGGGLLGFYDIFSGGAFSNATVFALGIMPYISASIILSLLVAVVPALEKLSKQGQEGQKKITEYTRYGTIGLCIIQSVGIGMFLQNQGEDIVANPGIGFLLMCVISFTTGTAFIMWVGERISENGLGNGISLIIFISIASRLPNAIIRIFQMIGQNQLSIFQALILVALLGLVVAGAIWITTGQRRIPVQYPRQVKGRKVFGGQRNYLPLRVNQAGVIPIIFASSILMLPGMLHGAIAIPAIEDFITNWFDYNGFFYNAVYAILIIFFSYFYTAITFNPVEIADNMKKYGGVIMGVRPGKATAEYLNTVMVRITLVGSLFLAVVALLPNIVYKFLQVYDWTIVGFFGGTSLLILVGVALDTVRQIEQHLIMRHYDGFSAKGRRLRGRRG
- a CDS encoding adenylate kinase; this encodes MRIVMLGGPGAGKGTQAKRMSEAYKLPHISTGDIFRANLREGTPLGLEAKKYMDAGKLVPDQLTCEIVADRIAQGDCAGGYLLDGFPRSLPQAETFQQLLSSRGETLDLAINVDVNDDVIVARLSARRSCPKCGAIYNLQFGPPKKEGVCDVDGEALIQRQDDQEATIRERLRVYHETTEPIIAYYEKQGILKTVDGEAPPDAIFAKIEEIVSAAGTAR
- the map gene encoding type I methionyl aminopeptidase gives rise to the protein MIAIRTAREIAILREANRIVADVLSAMADHVAPGVTTRELDALGERLIRERGAIPSFLGYRGYPAATCISVDEVIIHGIPGPRKLRAGEIVGMDVGVLYKGYYGDAALTVPCGTIDKERARLLEVTDRALAAAIATATAGNWLQDISRAIQRTAESAGFSVVRVFVGHGIGTSMHEDPQIPNFDTGERGCRLKPGMVFALEPMINAGVFEVRMLEDRWTAVTADGRPSAHFEHSIVVGETEAEILSLTPHRTWGMPRRAS
- the infA gene encoding translation initiation factor IF-1: MQKEEAIEVEGTVVESLPNAMFRVELKNKHRILAHVSGKMRMNFIRILPGDRVKLEMSPYDLTRGRITYRYK
- the rpmJ gene encoding 50S ribosomal protein L36, which produces MKVRSSTKKICEKCKIIKRHGRIRVICENPRHKQRQG
- the rpsM gene encoding 30S ribosomal protein S13 encodes the protein MARVVGVDLPRDKRVEAGLQSIFGIGLTRAREVLGKAGVNGDTRVRDLTDEEVSKLSTIIQNDYKVEGDLRREVSANIKRLMDINCYRGLRHKRGLPVRGQRSHTNARTRKGPRRATIKKK
- the rpsK gene encoding 30S ribosomal protein S11, with the protein product MAKEKRTAPGKAKTAKKRRSALNVTSGIAHILASFNNTIVSITDMQGNVVAWSSAGQAGFSGSRKSTAFAAQLAAEQAARKSLDAGMKEVRVYVCGPGAGRESAIRAIQAAGLDVTLIRDVTRIPHNGCRPRKRRRV